A portion of the Bacteroidota bacterium genome contains these proteins:
- a CDS encoding glycosyltransferase family 39 protein, with protein sequence MFVTIQKYWAYFSFFFLASIALFANLVTDPLACWDESRQAVNAVEMLDHKNPFITTYEGEVDLWNTKPSLLVATQSLSFAVLGISEFALRLPTALAALLLCLGVFRFFIHEYKSYWGAFIAVSILLSISGYNGYHGVRTGDYEGFLTLFATLFILYFYKFLKKEDKNSLFLFFIFFTLSVLSKGITAFMFLPGLFLYALFSGKIFSITRMPVFWIVLLSSLLVIILYYGYREYHSQGFLQVIYDNELGGRFNKVKEGNSGAWNYYLIGLLSERALPWVPIILLSYTLRLFTIKRKHIWLTPLVYFGVLNFSWLFFISIAKTKLVWYDVPMFPLTAILGGLLFCELEQKYKQSHSKVLQKSFPVFCIIVILISGKQISENILKGIPTCEYCTESNQIAFFLKEGIQNGKNYAGYIMSTQFAYKAIPVFYKEMYQRKYNQAMVFKTPAEWEDGDRVLLLQANLLDEIPSHLGANIVEERYGILAIEVFSQNK encoded by the coding sequence ATGTTTGTTACCATACAAAAATATTGGGCTTATTTTTCTTTCTTTTTCCTTGCAAGCATTGCTCTTTTTGCAAATTTGGTAACAGACCCTCTGGCGTGTTGGGATGAAAGCAGACAAGCGGTAAATGCAGTGGAAATGTTAGACCACAAAAATCCATTCATTACAACCTATGAAGGCGAGGTGGATTTGTGGAACACAAAGCCCTCTCTTCTTGTTGCCACTCAATCTCTTTCTTTTGCAGTATTGGGAATCAGTGAGTTTGCGCTTAGACTTCCAACCGCTCTTGCAGCTTTGCTATTATGTTTGGGGGTCTTCCGTTTTTTTATCCATGAATACAAAAGCTATTGGGGAGCTTTTATCGCTGTTTCCATCCTGCTTTCCATATCGGGTTACAATGGTTACCACGGAGTGCGAACGGGGGATTATGAAGGTTTTTTGACCCTGTTTGCAACCTTGTTTATTCTCTATTTTTACAAATTCTTAAAAAAGGAGGATAAAAACTCTCTTTTCCTCTTTTTTATATTTTTTACATTGAGTGTATTGAGCAAAGGGATTACCGCATTTATGTTCCTTCCCGGATTGTTTCTTTATGCTTTATTTTCCGGAAAAATTTTTTCCATCACTCGTATGCCTGTTTTCTGGATCGTACTCTTATCTTCTCTCTTAGTGATTATACTTTATTACGGGTACAGAGAGTATCATTCACAGGGATTTTTACAAGTTATTTATGACAATGAGCTGGGAGGCAGATTTAACAAAGTAAAGGAGGGAAATAGCGGAGCATGGAATTACTATCTCATTGGATTGCTAAGTGAAAGAGCATTGCCATGGGTTCCTATTATTTTACTTTCTTACACCTTGCGGCTTTTTACTATCAAAAGAAAACACATTTGGCTCACTCCCTTGGTGTATTTTGGGGTTTTAAACTTTTCTTGGCTCTTTTTCATCAGCATAGCAAAAACAAAGTTAGTATGGTATGATGTACCTATGTTTCCTCTGACTGCTATCTTGGGTGGGTTGCTATTTTGTGAATTGGAACAGAAATACAAACAGTCTCATTCTAAAGTCTTGCAAAAAAGCTTTCCGGTCTTTTGCATTATTGTTATCCTAATATCTGGAAAACAAATTTCAGAAAATATACTGAAGGGTATCCCTACTTGTGAGTACTGTACAGAATCCAATCAAATAGCATTTTTTTTAAAAGAAGGAATCCAAAATGGGAAGAACTATGCAGGATACATTATGAGTACTCAATTCGCATACAAAGCAATTCCTGTTTTTTATAAAGAAATGTATCAACGAAAATACAATCAAGCAATGGTTTTTAAGACTCCGGCAGAGTGGGAAGATGGAGATAGAGTTCTCCTGCTCCAAGCAAATTTATTGGATGAAATTCCATCTCATTTAGGAGCAAATATTGTAGAAGAAAGATATGGTATTTTAGCGATTGAGGTTTTTAGTCAGAATAAATAA
- a CDS encoding 3-deoxy-D-manno-octulosonic acid transferase, producing the protein MFGLLYRIGIELYFLLVRIVSPFNKKATLFLIGRAKTFASLAALPPKSSSRIWFHCASLGEFEQVKPIIEKLKQKQPHVFIAVSFFSPSGYESSKQYKHADWMGYLPKDTKQNARKFINLLQPDKAVYVKYEIWYFLLKELHKYALATYLISAKFREGGLLNPLIKPYFLPLLKGIKKIYLQDNSSYVLLKKEGFTQIELSGDTRVDRVLGIAAQDFDTSQFQSFIQGCKVLMGGSTWQHEENLLLEALAKLPLFVKLIIAPHDIKRSAEIQKKFAKYSTALFSQWNAEAETRVLIIDSIGNLSKLYRIANIALVGGGYHNALHNIYEPSVYGIPVLYGNNAPKYPEASLFAEKGIGFQVTTSGEIYNYTLAADSFYKEVKDKSIRFFNENKGICLRISNELLG; encoded by the coding sequence ATGTTTGGGTTGTTGTATCGCATAGGTATTGAATTGTATTTTTTGCTTGTGCGTATAGTTTCGCCTTTTAACAAAAAAGCGACACTTTTTCTTATCGGGCGCGCGAAAACATTCGCTTCATTAGCCGCACTGCCACCCAAATCAAGCAGTAGAATTTGGTTTCACTGCGCTTCTTTGGGCGAGTTTGAGCAAGTAAAACCGATAATCGAAAAACTCAAACAAAAACAACCCCACGTATTTATTGCTGTTTCATTCTTTTCCCCATCGGGATACGAATCATCTAAACAATACAAACACGCAGACTGGATGGGCTATCTGCCAAAGGATACCAAACAAAATGCAAGAAAATTTATCAATCTGCTGCAACCTGACAAAGCTGTTTATGTGAAATATGAAATCTGGTATTTTTTGCTCAAAGAGCTTCATAAATACGCCCTTGCCACCTATCTTATTTCCGCCAAATTCCGAGAAGGCGGGTTGTTGAACCCTTTAATCAAACCGTATTTCCTGCCCTTGCTCAAAGGCATCAAGAAGATTTATTTGCAAGACAACAGTTCGTATGTATTGCTCAAAAAGGAAGGATTTACACAAATTGAATTATCGGGTGATACAAGGGTGGACAGGGTGTTGGGAATAGCCGCACAGGATTTTGACACAAGTCAGTTTCAGTCCTTTATACAGGGTTGCAAAGTGTTGATGGGCGGAAGCACTTGGCAACACGAAGAAAATTTGTTGTTGGAGGCTTTGGCAAAACTTCCCCTGTTTGTCAAGTTAATCATTGCCCCACACGATATCAAACGCAGTGCAGAAATTCAGAAAAAATTTGCAAAATATAGCACCGCATTATTTTCACAATGGAACGCAGAAGCAGAAACAAGGGTTCTGATAATAGACAGCATAGGTAACTTATCAAAGCTATACAGAATTGCCAATATTGCCTTGGTTGGAGGGGGTTATCACAACGCATTGCACAATATTTATGAACCGTCTGTATATGGTATTCCGGTGCTCTATGGCAACAATGCGCCCAAATACCCTGAAGCCTCATTGTTTGCGGAGAAAGGAATAGGTTTTCAGGTAACAACTTCCGGGGAAATTTACAATTATACCCTTGCTGCGGATTCGTTTTACAAAGAGGTCAAGGATAAATCCATAAGATTTTTCAACGAAAACAAAGGTATTTGCCTGCGGATATCTAATGAGTTGTTGGGGTAA
- a CDS encoding DUF3127 domain-containing protein — protein sequence MELTGKIIKVLPMQSGTSTKGEWRKQEFVIEVPGTYPKKVALSAWNEKAQEVQSLGLGQEIKAQIDIESREYNERWYTDIRAWKIEKAGTTTTAPSSNAPTNNNAVNNPSPFDSPADQNNNPFGDNNDPSKSQEDDLPF from the coding sequence ATGGAATTAACAGGAAAAATCATCAAAGTATTGCCAATGCAGTCTGGAACAAGCACTAAGGGAGAATGGAGAAAACAGGAATTTGTAATTGAAGTTCCCGGAACATATCCCAAAAAAGTAGCTCTGTCTGCTTGGAATGAAAAAGCACAAGAAGTTCAATCCTTAGGTTTGGGACAAGAAATCAAAGCCCAGATTGATATTGAATCCAGAGAATACAACGAAAGATGGTACACAGACATCAGAGCATGGAAGATAGAAAAAGCAGGTACTACTACAACTGCCCCAAGCAGCAATGCTCCAACCAATAACAATGCAGTCAACAACCCATCCCCGTTTGACTCTCCGGCTGACCAAAACAACAATCCTTTTGGTGACAACAACGACCCCTCAAAATCTCAAGAAGACGACCTGCCATTCTAA
- a CDS encoding glycosyltransferase, whose product MQPTPLVSVLMPVYNGEKFIAEAIQSVLNQSYSHFELLICNDGSDDNTAQIIQSFDDNRICVFTHDSRLGIPVSRNELLQKSTGTLVAWLDADDIACPERIEKQVQFMAAKPRMSACFTDVTVFDDSHSYVARFPNKPALIKHILFFKQPVFFSSCMARKYEDIGFDLFLKRTQDFAYLWLLSQKGDIGIIEQPLVKYRLVQSAQKPDFEHTIDEQLYTQKQKLQQIGITCDDKQIHALNKFLRDMRSCNKTEMKQAFDILKVIVESKELSNFDLEKRYLRAFYTYQVLKAVRFHSIFYLSKIKCANAGFIRDLIRIKV is encoded by the coding sequence ATGCAGCCTACCCCCTTGGTATCGGTTCTTATGCCTGTTTACAATGGGGAAAAATTCATTGCAGAAGCCATTCAATCTGTTCTCAATCAAAGCTATTCCCATTTTGAATTACTCATTTGCAATGACGGCTCTGACGACAATACGGCTCAAATCATTCAATCATTTGATGACAATAGGATTTGCGTATTTACACATGATTCAAGATTAGGGATTCCCGTGTCCAGAAACGAACTTTTGCAAAAATCTACCGGCACTTTAGTAGCTTGGTTAGATGCTGATGATATTGCCTGTCCCGAAAGGATTGAAAAACAAGTGCAATTTATGGCAGCTAAGCCCCGTATGAGTGCGTGTTTCACGGATGTTACAGTGTTTGATGATTCTCATAGTTATGTTGCCCGATTCCCTAACAAGCCTGCACTAATCAAACATATTCTTTTTTTTAAACAACCCGTTTTCTTTAGCTCCTGTATGGCAAGGAAATATGAGGATATTGGTTTTGACCTTTTTCTTAAACGCACACAAGATTTTGCTTATTTGTGGTTGTTAAGTCAAAAGGGGGATATAGGAATCATTGAGCAGCCTTTGGTTAAATACCGTTTGGTTCAATCTGCTCAGAAACCCGATTTTGAACATACGATTGATGAGCAGCTTTATACCCAAAAACAAAAATTACAGCAAATCGGAATTACTTGTGATGACAAGCAAATTCACGCATTAAACAAGTTTTTGAGAGATATGCGCTCCTGCAATAAAACCGAAATGAAGCAAGCATTTGATATACTGAAAGTGATTGTTGAATCTAAGGAGCTAAGTAATTTTGATTTGGAAAAACGATATCTGAGAGCATTTTATACTTATCAGGTTCTGAAAGCGGTTCGTTTTCATTCTATTTTCTATTTAAGCAAAATAAAGTGCGCAAACGCAGGATTTATAAGAGATTTAATAAGGATTAAAGTTTAA
- the rlmB gene encoding 23S rRNA (guanosine(2251)-2'-O)-methyltransferase RlmB: MTHQEKDNLVIYGIHPVEEALENPDNVEKVFVKDDISGQGIKELIKKSRGLKIPCFVVDSRKLDRIAGTRNHQGVVAYISPIAYGDIENLIPDIIERGEAPKIMVLDGVTDVRNFGAIARTALFLGFHALVIPARGNARFNEEAVKASAGALLKIPVCRTHVLKQAVFFMKHSGLRIVGASEKAEKPIWDIDLSAPVALVVGSEDEGISNAVLKLCDNLVQIPRTGDLDSLNVSVAAGILAYEVFKQSQ, encoded by the coding sequence ATGACACATCAAGAAAAAGATAACCTGGTTATATATGGCATCCATCCCGTAGAAGAAGCTTTGGAAAACCCCGATAATGTTGAGAAGGTTTTTGTTAAAGACGATATTTCAGGACAAGGAATAAAAGAGCTTATCAAAAAGAGCAGAGGATTAAAAATACCCTGTTTTGTGGTGGATTCGCGCAAACTTGACCGCATAGCCGGAACACGCAACCATCAAGGAGTTGTAGCATATATCAGCCCGATTGCTTATGGAGACATCGAAAATTTGATTCCTGATATTATCGAAAGGGGAGAAGCTCCCAAAATCATGGTGTTAGACGGTGTTACTGATGTTAGAAATTTTGGTGCTATTGCCCGGACTGCATTGTTTTTGGGCTTCCATGCTTTGGTTATTCCTGCAAGAGGCAATGCAAGATTCAATGAAGAAGCGGTCAAGGCATCTGCAGGAGCTTTACTCAAAATTCCTGTGTGTAGAACACATGTTCTCAAACAAGCTGTTTTTTTTATGAAACATTCGGGTTTGCGCATAGTGGGTGCTTCCGAAAAAGCCGAAAAACCCATTTGGGATATTGACCTGAGCGCTCCGGTGGCTTTGGTTGTGGGGTCAGAGGACGAAGGTATTTCAAATGCTGTACTCAAACTTTGTGACAACTTAGTTCAAATTCCTAGGACCGGAGATTTGGATAGTCTTAACGTGTCTGTTGCCGCAGGGATTTTGGCTTACGAAGTGTTCAAACAATCTCAATAA
- a CDS encoding multidrug efflux SMR transporter: MNWVFIIIAGLFEVGFASCLGKAKETTGMESFWWYTGFVVSLTVSMILLVKATQTLPIGTAYAVWTGIGAVGTVLVGIFVFDEPTDFWRLFFLTTLIASIAGLKFVSH, encoded by the coding sequence ATGAATTGGGTATTTATCATCATTGCGGGTTTGTTTGAAGTAGGATTTGCATCTTGTCTTGGCAAAGCCAAAGAAACCACGGGAATGGAATCATTCTGGTGGTACACCGGATTTGTTGTATCACTTACTGTCAGTATGATTTTGTTGGTAAAGGCAACCCAAACACTTCCTATTGGCACTGCCTATGCGGTTTGGACAGGAATTGGTGCGGTGGGAACTGTATTGGTAGGGATTTTTGTTTTTGATGAACCTACCGACTTCTGGCGTTTATTCTTTTTGACAACCTTAATTGCCTCTATTGCGGGTCTTAAATTTGTCTCTCACTGA
- the crcB gene encoding fluoride efflux transporter CrcB, which yields MINSIFVAIIERTMFRMLLIIGIGGALGSICRFLTDMAASKLIPSVFPFGTFAVNILGCLLIGIAFGLLEQTDWFGLEWRLFVITGFCGGYTTFSTFAADNIRLLHDGQYLNFATYTIASVVLGIAALMFGLWLIEK from the coding sequence ATGATTAACAGTATTTTTGTCGCAATTATTGAAAGAACGATGTTCAGAATGTTGTTAATCATAGGGATAGGAGGAGCCTTAGGAAGTATCTGCCGTTTTCTGACCGATATGGCCGCTTCAAAGCTCATTCCTTCAGTATTTCCATTTGGCACTTTTGCGGTCAATATTTTGGGGTGTTTGCTGATTGGAATTGCTTTTGGATTGCTGGAACAAACCGATTGGTTTGGTCTGGAATGGCGCTTATTTGTGATTACCGGATTCTGTGGAGGTTACACCACTTTTTCAACCTTTGCTGCCGACAATATCAGGTTGTTGCACGATGGACAATACCTGAATTTTGCTACCTATACCATTGCAAGTGTTGTTTTGGGAATAGCTGCTTTGATGTTTGGTTTGTGGTTGATTGAGAAGTAA
- the purD gene encoding phosphoribosylamine--glycine ligase gives MNILILGTGAREHVFAWKISQSPLCTKLYIASGNAGTAQHGTNININPNDFESIAAFCIEKKIDLVVPGNEDPLVMGITDYLEKKIEGIMVAGPSKKGAQLEGSKDFAKEFMLKHNIPTARFSTFTKSTISQAYQFLETLTAPYVLKADGLAAGKGVLICATLEEAKTNLADMLENNRFGKASEKVVIEEFLTGIELSCFVLTDGKNYVLLPEAKDYKRIGEGDTGLNTGGMGAVSPVPFADKPFMDKVINNIVKPTIAGIRKDKLNYKGFIFFGLINYMGEPYVIEYNARMGDPETEVVIPRVENDLVELLVASCTKGLDKHKIKIKKEVATTVFTVSGGYPADYKKGMEITGLEYMKDCLAFHAGTQESNGKIITSGGRVIALTALDNNMMEALIKSYKAAHTVTFQGKYYRNDIGKDLIDYL, from the coding sequence ATGAATATCCTCATCTTGGGTACAGGCGCAAGAGAACACGTTTTTGCATGGAAAATCAGCCAAAGCCCATTGTGTACCAAGCTTTATATTGCAAGCGGCAATGCAGGAACCGCACAACACGGCACAAACATTAATATCAACCCGAATGATTTTGAATCCATAGCAGCTTTTTGTATTGAAAAAAAGATTGATTTGGTAGTACCCGGAAATGAAGATCCCTTGGTAATGGGAATTACAGATTATCTTGAGAAAAAGATTGAAGGAATCATGGTGGCGGGACCCTCCAAAAAAGGAGCGCAATTAGAAGGAAGTAAGGATTTTGCCAAAGAGTTTATGCTCAAACATAATATTCCGACAGCGCGTTTCTCGACCTTTACTAAATCAACCATTAGCCAAGCCTATCAGTTCTTGGAAACACTCACAGCACCTTATGTACTTAAAGCGGATGGTCTTGCTGCCGGAAAAGGGGTTTTGATTTGTGCTACACTCGAAGAGGCAAAAACGAATTTGGCTGACATGCTCGAAAACAATAGATTTGGCAAAGCTTCTGAAAAAGTAGTGATTGAAGAATTTTTGACCGGAATAGAACTTTCTTGCTTTGTTTTGACAGACGGAAAAAACTATGTGCTTTTGCCCGAAGCCAAAGATTACAAACGAATTGGCGAAGGTGATACAGGATTAAATACGGGAGGTATGGGCGCAGTTTCTCCGGTTCCTTTTGCAGACAAGCCATTTATGGATAAGGTCATTAACAATATTGTGAAACCTACCATTGCCGGTATTCGCAAAGACAAACTCAACTACAAAGGATTTATCTTTTTTGGATTGATAAACTATATGGGCGAACCCTATGTTATTGAATACAACGCTCGTATGGGAGATCCCGAAACCGAAGTGGTTATTCCTCGTGTTGAAAATGATTTGGTGGAACTGCTTGTTGCAAGCTGTACCAAAGGTCTTGACAAACATAAAATAAAAATCAAAAAAGAGGTTGCCACGACCGTTTTCACCGTAAGCGGAGGCTATCCGGCAGATTATAAAAAAGGAATGGAAATAACCGGTTTGGAATACATGAAAGATTGCCTTGCATTTCATGCCGGAACCCAAGAATCAAACGGCAAAATTATAACATCGGGAGGCAGGGTGATTGCGCTCACTGCGCTTGACAATAACATGATGGAGGCTTTGATTAAATCCTATAAAGCTGCACACACTGTTACATTCCAAGGCAAATATTACCGCAACGATATTGGCAAAGACCTGATAGATTATCTATAA
- a CDS encoding DUF502 domain-containing protein codes for MSLNNKYSNISNKLLTWFFRGLLIVLPISVTIYLLISIFSWLDGLLGFKHTGLGVLLLFAIIIVIGMFGTSLITKPFINLIETLIEKTPGIKLIYTSIKDLLAAFVGDKKKFNKPVMINVEGESVYKIGFITSESLKDLNMEGYCSVYIPFSYTFSGHLYIVHTSKIKPIDGNPADLMKFVASGGVTQL; via the coding sequence ATGAGCCTCAACAATAAATATTCAAATATCTCCAACAAACTTCTGACATGGTTTTTCAGAGGATTGTTAATTGTTCTACCCATATCCGTTACCATTTATTTACTTATCTCCATTTTTTCGTGGCTTGATGGTTTATTGGGATTCAAACATACCGGACTTGGCGTCTTATTATTGTTTGCAATCATAATTGTAATCGGGATGTTTGGCACCAGCCTTATCACAAAACCGTTTATTAATTTGATAGAAACATTGATAGAGAAAACACCCGGAATCAAATTGATTTATACCTCTATCAAAGACTTATTAGCGGCATTTGTAGGTGACAAAAAGAAATTTAACAAACCGGTGATGATTAATGTAGAAGGAGAATCTGTTTACAAAATCGGATTTATAACCTCAGAAAGTCTTAAAGACTTGAATATGGAGGGTTATTGCTCGGTTTATATTCCTTTTTCTTATACATTTTCCGGTCATCTTTACATAGTACATACAAGCAAAATCAAGCCTATTGACGGCAACCCCGCAGATTTGATGAAGTTTGTGGCTTCCGGTGGTGTAACACAGCTATAA